In the genome of Raphanus sativus cultivar WK10039 chromosome 4, ASM80110v3, whole genome shotgun sequence, one region contains:
- the LOC108837967 gene encoding U-box domain-containing protein 36-like: MDDKIYVAVTGRDLQNKSSLVWAIQNSGGRKFCIVYVQKLRLCRKEKERAHKSLDKYLNICRQMQVSAEKICIEMDSVEEGILHLISNRGVKKLVMGAAADRHYSMRMKYLQSKKAIYIHREAPATCHIWFTCKGYLICSREGRRRDELYLECASSNSLSQSETTKGTESVPNSSMAKHDDQIQVYDAIKKSENVYINELKPRKETEKALKLTKEELEKMIRKLQYKYSLSMEALRRLRQEQEELKIELREASKLKSNRKNHGPPQYFICPITQDVMEDPHVAADGFTYEGEAISSWFERGHETSPMTNKMLPHTTLVPNLALRSAIQEWLLKH; this comes from the exons ATGGATGATAAGATCTATGTAGCGGTGACAGGGAGAGACCTGCAAAACAAGTCTAGTCTCGTTTGGGCGATACAGAACAGTGGAGGCAGAAAGTTTTGCATCGTCTATGTCCAGAAACTGCGGCTTTGTAGAAAAGAGAAGGAGAGAGCACATAAGAGTTTAGACAAGTACCTTAATATATGCAGGCAAATGCAG GTCAGTGCAGAGAAGATATGCATTGAAATGGATTCAGTAGAGGAAGGGATCCTTCACTTGATTTCTAACCGCGGCGTTAAGAAACTTGTCATGGGAGCAGCAGCTGATAGACACTATTCAAT GAGAATGAAATACTTGCAGTCCAAGAAAGCTATCTACATTCACAGAGAAGCCCCTGCTACTTGTCATATATGGTTTACATGCAAGGGTTACTTAATATGTTCAAG GGAAGGTAGGAGAAGAGATGAATTGTATTTAGAATGTGCATCTTCAAATTCTTTGAGCCAATCTGAGACAACTAAAGGAACTGAAAGTGTTCCAAACTCGAGTATGGCCAAACATGATGATCAGATTCAAGTATATGATGCAATCAAAAAG TCAGAAAATGTGTATATCAATGAGTTGAAGCCTAggaaagaaacagagaaagcaCTCAAACTAACTAAAGAAGAACTTGAGAAGATGATAAGAAAGCTCCAATACAAATACAGCTTATCAATGGAAGCATTGAGAAGACTTagacaagaacaagaagagtTGAAGATAGAGCTTAGAGAAGCATCAAAGCTGAAGAGTAACCGCAAGAACCATGGACCGCCTCAGTACTTCATATGCCCCATTACACAA GATGTGATGGAGGATCCACATGTAGCAGCAGATGGTTTTACATATGAAGGAGAAGCCATAAGCAGTTGGTTTGAGAGAGGACATGAGACTTCTCCAATGACTAACAAGATGCTTCCTCACACGACCTTAGTTCCAAATCTTGCTCTTCGTTCTGCAATCCAAGAATGGCTCCTGAAACATTAG